TTTTAGTTTGAAGAGCTTCTGCTGCCTGTACCATGTCTTTGTTTAGTTTTGTGAAGCTTACTACTAAGAATTGTAAAGATCAACTAAACAGAGCGCGGCTTACCGCACATTAAGTATAAACACTCATTCAAGTCTAAGTTAGCCTTCCTAGAAGCCAAGAAGCTGTTTTCAGGTAGATCAAAACCCCTGCCACATCTGTAGCTGTAGTAATAAATGGAGCAGACATTAAAGCTGGGTCTAAACCCATTCGATCAAAAAGCAAAGGTAATGACGCTCCTGCAGTAGCAGCAAGAGTTGTAATAGCAATCAAGCTTATTCCTACAGCTGTTGCCACCAAGGGCCCCTGTCCTTGCCACCAAGCGAAAGGTACAACGAATACAGCCATTAAAATTCCCAGCAAAGCTCCTGCAAACGCTTCTTTTGCGATAGCCCTAAAGAGACCAAGTCGTTGAATTCGTTGCGTACTCAAACCTCGAATCACAACTGTTGAGCTTTGAGCTCCAACATTACCTCCTGCTCCAATTAATAAAGGAATAAAAGCAGTCAATAAAACTACTTGCTTTAAAACCTCGTCATTCATAGCAATAACTTGAGTTGTTAATCCATTTGCCAAAACCAAAACGGCAAGCCAGACAATCCGCCGTCTGGCCACAACAAACAAATTACTCTGAAAGTAATCATCTTCATCCCCAGCTTGAACCGCTCCTGCCGCATAAATATCCCTAGTAGCCTCTTGTTCAATCACATCAATAACATCATCCACAGTAACAATGCCAACTAGTCTTTTCTCAAGATCTACAACCGGTAAAGCTAAAAAATCATATCTTTGAATTGCTCTTGCAACCTCCTCTTGATCAGTATCTGTTCTGACATTGACTACCTCTCGTGTCATCACCTCCCCAATAAGTGATTCAGGGTCAGCCACTACTAAATCTCTTAAAGATAAAATTCCGGTTAAATGCCTCTCTTTATCAGTTACATAAAGGCTATAGATTGTTTCCGAAAAAGTAGCTCTTTGTCTGACTAGTTTTAAAGCTTGTGAGACACTAAGAAATTCTTTAAGATCTACAAATTCCGTAGTCATTAATCTGCCAGCAGTTTCAGACTGATATCCCAAAAGCTGAGCAGTGACTCGTCTTTCTTCAGGGCTAAGTTCTGCAAGTAAACGCCTTACAACTTTCGCAGGCAACTCATCAAATAGTCGAACACGATCATCGGGTGACATTTCCTCAACCAGATCGAGTACTTCGTTTGACCTCAACCGATCTAAAAGATTTTGTTGTACGGAAGGGTCTAAATATTCGTAAACCTCTATTGCTTCGTTTTTGTTTAAAAGCCTGAAAGCCAAGGCTTGCAAGATCATCGGCAATGTTCCAATAGCCTGAGCTATATCAACAGGCTGTACTGGACTAAGAAGTAATTTGACCCCATCGTAATTACCAGCAGAAAGCATTGCCTCTAATTGCTGAGCAACTGCCTCAGCAACCAAACTGCCATTAACTAAAGATTGACTCTCAAGAGATGCCCCTGTTGGTTCGTTCATGTTTGGAGCAGCAAGCCTTTATTATTTTATGGGTTACCCCAGTTTTTTATTACTTCGATATCCATGTCCGTAAATATCAGCAAAGTTGAGGTTTTTTCTTTTGATAATCAAAAAATAACTTTTGATCATTACAAAGGAAATGTTTTATTGATTGTCAATGTCGCAAGCAAGTGCGGATTTACTAAACAATATGAGGCTCTTCAAAAACTTCAAGATAAGTATGAGTCAAAAGGCTTCAAAGTTTTAGGCTTTCCTTGTAATGACTTTGGTAACCAAGAACCTGGGGAATTGGAAGAAATCAAAAAGTTCTGTTCAACAACTTTTGGAGTAAATTTCCAACTTTTCCAAAAAGTTCATGCCAAAGGCAACACAACAGAACCATTCACGAGCTTGAATAAAGTAAGCCCAGCTGGAGATGTTGAGTGGAACTTTGAGAAATTTCTAATTAATGGTACGGGAGATGCCATCGCAAGATTTAAAAGCTCAATCGAGCCTGACAGCATTGAAATTACCCAAGCAATAGAAAAATTACTCGATTAAAGATTTAGTTTTTTACCAAACATGTGTCCTAAATAAATAGCAAAAACTCCTATTAATATCATTGATATTGAGGTGAATAAAAATAATCTATATAGACCTTGACTCAGTAACTTATATGAGTAAAAAGACCAGCCACTGAAGGTAGTTATAGATCCAGAGAGTCCTACACCAAGAATTAATTTATATCTCTTTGAAATATCTAATGAATTAATAAATCCTAGTACAAAGCAACCTATTAGATTTACTATAAATATCTCATCAATTTGCCATCTAAGTAAAGCTCCTGGGATTGCTCCTAAAGATATTAAAATAAATTTATTTTTTCTAATATCTATGGCCATCTATTGATTAACTAATAAAAATCCAAATGCAAAAGAAATAATTCCTAAAGATACAGAACTAATAGATACCTTTAATGCTTTTAAAAATTTCAATTGTATGCATAAATCAAACAATTCATAAACAAATGACGAAAATGTACTAAGACTTCCCAAAAAACCAATTGAAAAAAATAATACCAATTGGTGAGAATAATTAAAAGAACTAAACTTCTCTATAATTGAAAGAAATAAACCCAATAAAAATGAAGCAAAAGTATTGATTACTATAATCACAAAACCCTTTCCTAAATGACATTTTTCTAATTTATTGTGAAATTCAAATCTAGTATTTGCTCCTAAAATTGAACCAAGTGAAACAAAAAAAATCTCAACCATTAATCATGTTTCTCTAATATTCACCCATCCTCTTCTATAAAACAACTGAAAGAAATTCTGACATAAAACATTAACTAATAGCCATGTCCCAGTATCATTACTATCCCAAACTTTCATAATATTCACGGGAGTACCTGGATTAATCTTTGTCAAAATAGAAGAATTATTAGAGGCTGAAGAAAGTAAATTAAATTCTTTCAAAGCTATTACTGGTGATCCAATATTATTTCTTCTATGCTGAATTATTGATTCTTGAGCACCTCCAGCAGGCAAGGTGGTAGGAGCTACCAAACCAATACATAAAAGCCATGACCAAACTATAAAAGTACTAATTAAATTCATCAAATATCTAAAGTAGCAAGATCCAGTTCAACACTATGAGTTTCAATAAACTCTCTTCTTGGTGCAACTTTATCACCCATTAAAATTGTAAATATCCGATCAGCTTCAAGAGCATCTTCTATCTCAACTCTTTTCATCATTCTCGTTGTAGGATCCATTGTTGTTTCCCATAATTGTTTTGGCATCATTTCGCCTAATCCTTTAAATCTTTGAATCGTATAATTAGCCTTTTCTCCAAAACTTGCAAGAGTTTTTTGCAAATCTGATTCGTTGTAACAATAAGTGTGATTCTTGCCTCGCTCTACCTTGTATAAAGGTGGACAAGCAATATAAATATATCCACCTTCTACAAGAGCCTTTTGATACCTATAAAAGAAAGTCAAAAGCAAAGTTCTAATATGCGCACCATCAACATCAGCATCAGTCATTATTACTACTCTGTGATATCGGAGATTCTTAACTTCAAAATCTTCTCCTTTGATACCTAAACCTAGAGCTGTTATTAAAGATTGAATCTCAGTGTTTTTATAGATCTTCGCGTCATCAGTTTTTTCAATATTTAAAATTTTTCCTCTCAAAGGTAATATTGCCTGAAATTTTCTATCTCTTCCTTGCTTAGCAGAACCGCCAGCAGAATCTCCCTCAACTATATAAATTTCTGATTCTGATGGGTCTCTAGAACTGCAATCTGCCAATTTACCTGGCAATGTAGAACTTTCTAAAACACTTTTCCTACGAACAAGTTCTCTAGCTCTTCTAGCAGCTTCAGCAGCATTGAAAGCTTGAATTGCTTTCTCTAAAATCAAGTCAATTACACTTGGATTAAATTCTAAATATTGACTAAGAGACTCTCCAACCAAACTATCAACAATTCCACGTACTTCAGTATTACCTAATTTAGTCTTTGTTTGACCTTCAAATTCTGGGTCTGGAACTTTTACAGATAGAACAGCTGTTAATCCTTCCCTAATATTTTCCCCTGCCAAGTTTGAATCTCCATCTTTTCTCTTCCCTCTTTTCTTCGCAAATGAATTTAAAGTTCTAGTCAGTACTGTTTTTAAGCCCTCAATATGAGTTCCACCATCAATGGTACGAATATTGTTGGCAAATCCAAGAATACTATCCGAGTACGCATCAACACACCATTGCATTGCTGCTTCTACTTGGACGCCATCTTTTTCAGAATTGACATAAATGATTTCTGGATGTAATGAGTCTTTTTCTTTTGTCATGTATTCAACGTATTCTTTAATCCCTCCTTCATAAAAATAAACTTCTTCATAAGGAAGTTGTTTCGAGTCAATTGTTTTCTTTCTTTCATCACGAAAAACTATACGAACCCCTCCATTCAGATAAGCCAGTTCTCTTAGACGAGAAGACAATATTCCATATTCAAAAGCTATTCCATCAGTAAAAATCTGATCATCAGGTTTAAAACAAACAGTCGTTCCTGTTCTGTTTTGATCTGATTTTGAAAGGTTTTCAGATTTTAAATTTCCAATTGAAGCTCCTCTCTCAAATCTTTGAAAATGGACTTTCTGCTGACGACGTACTGTGACTTCAACCCACTCACTTAAAGCATTTACAACTGAAATACCAACACCATGCAAGCCTCCAGAGACCTTGTACCCGCCACTTCCAAATTTACCTCCTGCATGCAAAACAGTTAAAACAGTCTCGAGAGCACTTTTCCCTGTACGAGGATGGATGTCAGTTGGAATTCCTCTACCATTGTCGGTGATTGAAGCTGAGCCATCCTCACAAAGTAAAATTGTAATTTCATCACAATGGCCAGCAAGGGCCTCATCTACAGCATTGTCAACAACTTCATAAACAAGATGATGTAACCCTTTCGAGCCAGTTGAGCCTATGTACATTCCAGGACGCTTTCTAACAGGTTCTAAGCCTTCCAGTACTTGGATCTGCTCAGCACCATACGCCGCTTGGACTTTTGAATCTTTACTCATTCGGGTTAACGCAAACAGGCAAGGTTGTCTTGAAAACGAGCATTGGTCGAAACCCTTCCTGAAATTTCAATTTAACATTGGTCCCAAGGAAAGTCTTTGGAAAAATTTCAAAACCAAATCAAAAACAATTAATTGTCATGCAATTACTGCTAATAAACCTTCTGAAAGTGAATCATGCAACCCAATAAACCTCTTGTAATTGCCCTTGTGGGTCCAACTGCAAGCGGAAAAACTGAATTAGCAATTGAGATTGCTAATAAAATCAAGACTAATATTCACAATGTTGATTCCCGTCAAATATATGTCGACATGGATATTGGGACTGCTAAACCAACTAAAGACCAACAGCATCAAGTTCCTCACTTTTTGATTGATTTATCTCTACCCTCACAACCACTAAATCTTCATAAGTTTCATCAAATCGCAAGCGCTTCAATAGAGAAGGAATTGAGAAAAAAGCAAATAATCCTTCTTGTTGGAGGAAGTGGATTGTATCTTCAATCTTTAGTTAGTGGACTCAATCCTCCAGCAGTGCCACCTCAAGAATTCTTAAGAACTCAACTTCTCAAAAAAGAAAAAATTGAAAGGCATAATTTATTAAAATGTTGCGATCCTAATGCTGCAGAAAAAATTCATCCAGAGGACGCAATAAGGACAATACGTGCTCTAGAGGTTTTTTATGCTACTGGAAAAATGTTTTCTCAACAAAGGAAGTTGGAGCCTCCCCCTTGGAGAGTTTTAGAGCTTGGATTAAATCCAAGCAATTTAGACATAAGGATTCAGAGTAGAGCAGAAAAAATGTATAAAAATGGATTAATCGAAGAAACAGAAGATTTGATATCAAAATACGGAAATAATTTAGAGTTGCTAAAAACCATTGGATATGAGGAAGCAAGGTCTATTATTGAAGAAAGAATTAATTATGAGGAGGCCTTAGAAATAACAATCAAACGAACATGTCAATTAGCCAAAAGACAAAAAACTTGGTTTAGAAATAAGCATAATCCTAAATGGCTTAATAAAGAGAACCCATTAATTGAGGCTTTAGACTATATATATGAGGTTATTGGTTGATGCTTTAACATAAGATTAGAATCGATTTAAAAGTAACTTTCCAACTTTATTAACACTTAATGCCACCACGTCCCCGTTTTGATCGTCGCGCTCCGGAAAGAGAGCTCCCCAACATTAATGAAAGAATCAGCTATTCCGACTTGAGAGTTGTTGATTCAGATGGCACACAACTAGGAGTCATCAGCAGAGAGGAAGCGCTAGAAGTCGCTAAAGATAGAGAATTAGATCTTGTTTTAGTAAGCGAAAAAGCTACCCCTCCAGTATGTCGAATAATGAATTATGGCAAATTTAAGTTTGAACAAGAAAAAAAAGCAAAAGAAGCTAAGAAAAAATCACATCAAACAGAAGTTAAAGAAGTAAAAATGAGGTATAAAATTGATGAGCATGATTATCAAGTCCGAATTAGTCAGGCCACTAGATTTTTAAAGGCTGGAGACAAAGTCAAATGCACTGTTATATTTCGAGGTCGCGAGATTCAACATACTGCTTTAGCCGAAACTCTTTTAAGAAGAATGGCCAAAGATTTGGAAGAAAAAGCAGAGGTACAACAATCGGCTAAAAGAGAAGGACGAAATATGATTATGTTTTTAACTCCTCGAAAAACCCCTCTTATCAAGAAAGAAACAAAAGAACTTGAAAACAAAAAAGCTTTGCGAACAATTGATTAATTTCTTAAAAGTTGTAAAGTGACAAATAATTAATTGTCACTTTACCCTCTATTTATTAAGGTGGCCAAATTGAAACCTGGCACAAAGGAGTGAGATTCCACATACAGCAGGAAAGTGAGATCCCTGCATCAAGTCAGTTATACAATCAAATTTGCTTTGCGATTGCTGCAAGGCATTACCCTCCTGGGCATAGATTACCCTCTACTAGACAGCTTGCTATGCAAACAGGCTTGCATAGAAACACCATAAGCAAAGTTTACAGACAACTTGAAACTGATGGAGTAGTCGAAGCTATTGCAGGATCAGGTATTTATGTTCGAGATCAACAAAAACAAAAAGATTTAAGAAGTAGCTCATCTTCTTTACGCAAAAAAGTTGTAACCGATATTGATCATGAGGTACGTAAAAGTATAGATGAACTTCTAAACGCTGGATGTACTTTACAGCAAACCAGAGAACTATTTACTCGCGAGATTGATTGGAGGCTGCGATGTGGAGCCCGATTACTTGTAAGTACACCAAGAGAAGATATTGGAGCATCATTATTGATTGCAGAAGAGTTAGCTCCTCATTTAGATGTCCCTGTAGAGGTCGTACCCATGGAAGAACTGGAAAGCGTTTTGGAGAGTTCTAGCAAAGGCACAGTCGTTACAAGTAGATATTTTCTACAACCTTTGGAAGAATTAGCAAAGCGTCATCAAGTAAGAGCAGTGGCTGTGGATTTGAGTGATTTCCAAAAAGAATTAGCTATATTAAAAAAGCTTCGCCCTGGCAGTTGCGTTGGAATAGTAAGTATCAGTCCAGGGATACTGAGAGCTGCAGAAGTGATTTTACATAGTATGCGAGGTAACGAAATTCTTTTAATGACAGCCAATCCTGATGTCGGCAGTCGTCTCATAGCTTTACTGAGAGCTGCCAGTCACGTTATTTGTGATAGCCCTAGCCTGCCTGTTATCGAACATACTTTGAGACAAAACAGATCTCAATTAATGAGAATGCCACAAATTCACTGTGCAGCAAAATATTTGAGTGATTCAACTATTGAAGAGTTACGCAAAGAGATTGGACTCATTGAATAAACGAATAATCAATTGACTAAGACATTTATAAAATTCATTAGATCTGACTTCTCAATTATCAAAGAGAGAGATCCTGCCGCAAGAGGTATTCTCGAAATTTTAATTTGCTACCCAGGTTTTCAAGCATTAGTGATGCACAGAATTAGTCATACATTATGGAATTACAAAATACCCCTACTTCCAAGAGTTTTAAGCCAATTCACAAGGTTATTTACAGGCATTGAAATACATCCCGGAGCCCAAATTGGAAGAGGGGTGTTCATAGATCATGGGATGGGAGTAGTCATTGGAGAAACGACTCAAATAGGCAATCGATGCCTGCTATATCAGGGTGTGACACTTGGAGGCACAGGCAAAGATCATGGAAAAAGGCACCCAACACTTGAAGAAAATGTTGTTGTTGGAGCAGGCGCAAAGGTTCTTGGTGCAATTACTGTTGGCACCAATACAAGAATTGGGGCTGGTTCCGTGGTTGTCAGAAATGTTGAAGCTGATAGCACAGTAGTTGGGATTCCTGGAAGGGTAGTTCATCAAAGCGGAGTCAAAATCAATCCTCTTGCTCACTCCGCCCTGCCAGATGCAGAGGCTTCTGTTATTCGAAACTTAATGAAAAGAATAGATAATCTAGAAAATCAAATTCTCAGCTATCAAAAATATTTACCAGAGAATCTTGAAAATACAGAAGACAGTACTGAATGGGCTGGTGAATCCCAAAGCCTTAGAGATAAAGAAATAATTGAATACCTGGGAGATCAAGAAACTCAATAAAACTATCTAAAATAGACTATCTTTTATAAGAAAAAAGGTAGATATTTTTTTTGTTTTTGTAAAATATATAGCGACACATACACTCCAGATAAATTTAATGCAAAAAGAAAAAAACATACCCTAAAATCTATCTCACCAAAAATAAGACAATCCCTAACTTGACTAATTACTTGATAAGGCAAATTTATATTAGAAATCCATAATAGATCGCCTAGATTCTCTTTATTATATAAAATTGGGGACACTAAAAATAAAATCTGAAGCACTACAGGAACTAGTTGGGATATATCAGTGTACCAAATACTTAATATACAAATTATCAACGGAAACCAGTAAATAAAAAGAATAAAGTTGAGCAATGGAAACCAAACCGAAACCAATAAATGAAATAGTAAATTAAATTTAAAAAACAACATAAAAATAAATACTAATGAGAACGATTGTAGAAATATCTGTAAGTGAAATGACCATTCTTCAAAAGTATAAAAAATTATGGGGACATTTGTGTTTTTAATATTTTGAGCATTATGTGCAAACAATTCTGGTGCACAATTAATAGCACTTGAAAGACTATTCCAAAGGACAAGTCCTAAACCTAAATATACAAAATATGATCGGAAATCATTTATAGAGAAAACAACTCCATATACAATACCTAAAGAAATAATAGATAAAAGATTAGATAAACCAAGCCAATAATTACCTATGACAGTCTTTGAAAATCTAGCACGTGTTCTTGCCGTGGCAGTAAACCACCATGATGTTCTACTATGATATGCAAATTTTAAATCAGACCAAATCATTAAGATCGTGATGATAAAAACTTAAAGAATGAGACAGCGGACCATCAAAGACTAAAGATCCTTTACTTAAAACTATACCTCTATCACAGAATTTAGTTAATAATTCTTCTGAATGACTCGCAAGAATTAAAGTACCAGTTTCTTCAATAAAAGATTTCATTCTTTTTTCTGCTTTTTCATAAAAATCTGTATCTCCCGTTCCAAAGCCCTCATCAATTACTAAGAAATCATGCTTGCATGATGTAAGAATAGAAAATAATAATCTAGCAGACATTCCATCACTATAAGTTTTAATTGGTAAATATATATAAGACCCCAAACCAGAAAATTCTATTATGTCATCCAGATATTCTTGATAATCTTTTTTTCTATTACTACTCATCAAATAAAAAGCTTTAGCAGCATCAACTCCAGTCAATTCATCACTTGTTAAAAAACTTTTTTGAATCATCGGATAAACTTCAACCTCAATATCAATAGAACCTGATGAAGGCTTATAAATTCCTGAGATCAAACGTAAAAGACAACTTTTACCAGATCCATTGTGACCAATTAAAGCGACCCTTTCACCTTTATTAATTACTAAATTTAAATTTGATAGAGCTTTCACTGTCATTAAACCTTTCTTTTTACTCAAAGCCCCTCCAGTCACAGAATTAATAATAGATCGT
This is a stretch of genomic DNA from Prochlorococcus marinus str. MIT 0912. It encodes these proteins:
- a CDS encoding GntR family transcriptional regulator — its product is MRFHIQQESEIPASSQLYNQICFAIAARHYPPGHRLPSTRQLAMQTGLHRNTISKVYRQLETDGVVEAIAGSGIYVRDQQKQKDLRSSSSSLRKKVVTDIDHEVRKSIDELLNAGCTLQQTRELFTREIDWRLRCGARLLVSTPREDIGASLLIAEELAPHLDVPVEVVPMEELESVLESSSKGTVVTSRYFLQPLEELAKRHQVRAVAVDLSDFQKELAILKKLRPGSCVGIVSISPGILRAAEVILHSMRGNEILLMTANPDVGSRLIALLRAASHVICDSPSLPVIEHTLRQNRSQLMRMPQIHCAAKYLSDSTIEELRKEIGLIE
- the miaA gene encoding tRNA (adenosine(37)-N6)-dimethylallyltransferase MiaA translates to MQPNKPLVIALVGPTASGKTELAIEIANKIKTNIHNVDSRQIYVDMDIGTAKPTKDQQHQVPHFLIDLSLPSQPLNLHKFHQIASASIEKELRKKQIILLVGGSGLYLQSLVSGLNPPAVPPQEFLRTQLLKKEKIERHNLLKCCDPNAAEKIHPEDAIRTIRALEVFYATGKMFSQQRKLEPPPWRVLELGLNPSNLDIRIQSRAEKMYKNGLIEETEDLISKYGNNLELLKTIGYEEARSIIEERINYEEALEITIKRTCQLAKRQKTWFRNKHNPKWLNKENPLIEALDYIYEVIG
- the gyrB gene encoding DNA topoisomerase (ATP-hydrolyzing) subunit B, translated to MSKDSKVQAAYGAEQIQVLEGLEPVRKRPGMYIGSTGSKGLHHLVYEVVDNAVDEALAGHCDEITILLCEDGSASITDNGRGIPTDIHPRTGKSALETVLTVLHAGGKFGSGGYKVSGGLHGVGISVVNALSEWVEVTVRRQQKVHFQRFERGASIGNLKSENLSKSDQNRTGTTVCFKPDDQIFTDGIAFEYGILSSRLRELAYLNGGVRIVFRDERKKTIDSKQLPYEEVYFYEGGIKEYVEYMTKEKDSLHPEIIYVNSEKDGVQVEAAMQWCVDAYSDSILGFANNIRTIDGGTHIEGLKTVLTRTLNSFAKKRGKRKDGDSNLAGENIREGLTAVLSVKVPDPEFEGQTKTKLGNTEVRGIVDSLVGESLSQYLEFNPSVIDLILEKAIQAFNAAEAARRARELVRRKSVLESSTLPGKLADCSSRDPSESEIYIVEGDSAGGSAKQGRDRKFQAILPLRGKILNIEKTDDAKIYKNTEIQSLITALGLGIKGEDFEVKNLRYHRVVIMTDADVDGAHIRTLLLTFFYRYQKALVEGGYIYIACPPLYKVERGKNHTYCYNESDLQKTLASFGEKANYTIQRFKGLGEMMPKQLWETTMDPTTRMMKRVEIEDALEADRIFTILMGDKVAPRREFIETHSVELDLATLDI
- a CDS encoding ABC transporter permease, which produces MIWSDLKFAYHSRTSWWFTATARTRARFSKTVIGNYWLGLSNLLSIISLGIVYGVVFSINDFRSYFVYLGLGLVLWNSLSSAINCAPELFAHNAQNIKNTNVPIIFYTFEEWSFHLQIFLQSFSLVFIFMLFFKFNLLFHLLVSVWFPLLNFILFIYWFPLIICILSIWYTDISQLVPVVLQILFLVSPILYNKENLGDLLWISNINLPYQVISQVRDCLIFGEIDFRVCFFLFALNLSGVYVSLYILQKQKKYLPFFL
- the mgtE gene encoding magnesium transporter — translated: MNEPTGASLESQSLVNGSLVAEAVAQQLEAMLSAGNYDGVKLLLSPVQPVDIAQAIGTLPMILQALAFRLLNKNEAIEVYEYLDPSVQQNLLDRLRSNEVLDLVEEMSPDDRVRLFDELPAKVVRRLLAELSPEERRVTAQLLGYQSETAGRLMTTEFVDLKEFLSVSQALKLVRQRATFSETIYSLYVTDKERHLTGILSLRDLVVADPESLIGEVMTREVVNVRTDTDQEEVARAIQRYDFLALPVVDLEKRLVGIVTVDDVIDVIEQEATRDIYAAGAVQAGDEDDYFQSNLFVVARRRIVWLAVLVLANGLTTQVIAMNDEVLKQVVLLTAFIPLLIGAGGNVGAQSSTVVIRGLSTQRIQRLGLFRAIAKEAFAGALLGILMAVFVVPFAWWQGQGPLVATAVGISLIAITTLAATAGASLPLLFDRMGLDPALMSAPFITTATDVAGVLIYLKTASWLLGRLT
- a CDS encoding ATP-binding cassette domain-containing protein → MELDEKQLLIGLYLAYFGRPLRYYEEVIYFHLKGDQIISEAFSKFISNLSEFHHTYSASKPIEHQINDLYNNLFCRDVDNDGLMYWSNTLKSSSKGIESLANNLIYDTYQLTILNNNQAIIDYRTLLNKIEVCNCLIDIIRNNNKYNSLYNPISYEPWISGYFIDEIKSFIRKVDSKYQLSINALDNFIQNSFYKIHNQFLSPAIIINNISLDIPILGSESRNIKRSIINSVTGGALSKKKGLMTVKALSNLNLVINKGERVALIGHNGSGKSCLLRLISGIYKPSSGSIDIEVEVYPMIQKSFLTSDELTGVDAAKAFYLMSSNRKKDYQEYLDDIIEFSGLGSYIYLPIKTYSDGMSARLLFSILTSCKHDFLVIDEGFGTGDTDFYEKAEKRMKSFIEETGTLILASHSEELLTKFCDRGIVLSKGSLVFDGPLSHSLSFYHHDLNDLV
- a CDS encoding glutathione peroxidase; amino-acid sequence: MSVNISKVEVFSFDNQKITFDHYKGNVLLIVNVASKCGFTKQYEALQKLQDKYESKGFKVLGFPCNDFGNQEPGELEEIKKFCSTTFGVNFQLFQKVHAKGNTTEPFTSLNKVSPAGDVEWNFEKFLINGTGDAIARFKSSIEPDSIEITQAIEKLLD
- a CDS encoding fluoride efflux transporter FluC, giving the protein MVEIFFVSLGSILGANTRFEFHNKLEKCHLGKGFVIIVINTFASFLLGLFLSIIEKFSSFNYSHQLVLFFSIGFLGSLSTFSSFVYELFDLCIQLKFLKALKVSISSVSLGIISFAFGFLLVNQ
- the epsC gene encoding serine O-acetyltransferase EpsC yields the protein MTKTFIKFIRSDFSIIKERDPAARGILEILICYPGFQALVMHRISHTLWNYKIPLLPRVLSQFTRLFTGIEIHPGAQIGRGVFIDHGMGVVIGETTQIGNRCLLYQGVTLGGTGKDHGKRHPTLEENVVVGAGAKVLGAITVGTNTRIGAGSVVVRNVEADSTVVGIPGRVVHQSGVKINPLAHSALPDAEASVIRNLMKRIDNLENQILSYQKYLPENLENTEDSTEWAGESQSLRDKEIIEYLGDQETQ
- a CDS encoding fluoride efflux transporter FluC, which gives rise to MAIDIRKNKFILISLGAIPGALLRWQIDEIFIVNLIGCFVLGFINSLDISKRYKLILGVGLSGSITTFSGWSFYSYKLLSQGLYRLFLFTSISMILIGVFAIYLGHMFGKKLNL
- the infC gene encoding translation initiation factor IF-3, which gives rise to MPPRPRFDRRAPERELPNINERISYSDLRVVDSDGTQLGVISREEALEVAKDRELDLVLVSEKATPPVCRIMNYGKFKFEQEKKAKEAKKKSHQTEVKEVKMRYKIDEHDYQVRISQATRFLKAGDKVKCTVIFRGREIQHTALAETLLRRMAKDLEEKAEVQQSAKREGRNMIMFLTPRKTPLIKKETKELENKKALRTID